The Vicia villosa cultivar HV-30 ecotype Madison, WI linkage group LG1, Vvil1.0, whole genome shotgun sequence genome includes a region encoding these proteins:
- the LOC131608553 gene encoding uncharacterized protein LOC131608553, with product MTVMKILQRYQEASGQVVNLEKSEASYSRNVCDVVKLTIQNRIQIKTVARHSKYLGLSVIFGRSKKEIFKLVIERVWKKLKGWKEKFLSRAGKEVLIKAVAQAIQII from the coding sequence ATGACTGTTATGAAAATCTTGCAGAGATACCAAGAAGCATCGGGACAAGTGGTCAATTTAGAGAAGTCTGAAGCGTCATATAGTCGAAATGTGTGTGATGTCGTCAAACTTACGATCCAGAACCGGATTCAGATAAAGACTGTGGCGAGACATTCTAAATACCTAGGACTTTCGGTTATTTTTGGTAGGTCAAAGAAGGAGATTTTTAAGCTTGTTATTGAGAGGGTATGGAAGAAGCTCAAAGGGTGGAAAGAGAAGTTTCTGTCGAGAGCCGGAAAAGAGGTGTTAATCAAAGCGGTTGCTCAAGCCATACAAATTATATAA